One Mycolicibacterium goodii genomic region harbors:
- a CDS encoding nuclear transport factor 2 family protein — MTTSQQHVGSESDNAAAIRAFISRWVTVGWHLERGEKFDFRRLLESYYDWDSADVLLHDNADPDRTLSRSAAEYATIWDTTLTKLVTLDNTVIDGPYVTVSGDLAVADVCFRSRFEFDNGDVDVVPTRSTLALRRRGEHWLIFREHGSALSPANGK; from the coding sequence ATGACCACGTCGCAACAGCATGTGGGCTCCGAGTCGGACAACGCAGCCGCGATCCGAGCCTTCATATCACGCTGGGTCACCGTAGGATGGCATCTCGAGCGCGGTGAGAAGTTCGACTTCCGCCGCCTCCTCGAGTCCTACTACGATTGGGATTCCGCTGACGTCCTGCTCCACGACAACGCGGATCCCGACCGCACACTCAGTCGCTCGGCTGCGGAGTACGCGACCATCTGGGACACCACACTGACAAAGCTCGTGACGCTGGACAACACCGTGATCGACGGCCCATACGTCACCGTGTCGGGTGATCTTGCCGTGGCGGACGTCTGTTTTCGCAGTCGCTTCGAGTTCGACAACGGTGACGTCGACGTCGTACCCACCCGGTCAACGCTGGCGTTGCGTCGAAGAGGTGAGCACTGGCTCATCTTCCGCGAACATGGATCGGCACTGAGTCCGGCAAACGGGAAGTGA
- a CDS encoding nitroreductase family deazaflavin-dependent oxidoreductase, with translation MSAPDDWNTQIIKEFRANEGRVGGNFEGAPMVLVHHVGRKTGKPTVTPMMYLPDDNNPNTIYVFASKAGAPSNPAWYYNLTAAGTAQIEVGTETYTVSVTEVTGESRDRIYSEQARRYPGFADYEKKVAGIRTIPVLALTRT, from the coding sequence ATGAGCGCACCTGACGATTGGAACACCCAGATAATCAAGGAATTCCGCGCCAATGAGGGCCGGGTGGGCGGGAACTTCGAAGGTGCCCCCATGGTGTTGGTCCATCATGTCGGCCGCAAGACCGGCAAGCCGACTGTCACGCCCATGATGTACCTGCCCGACGACAACAACCCCAACACCATCTACGTCTTCGCCTCCAAGGCGGGCGCGCCGTCCAACCCGGCCTGGTACTACAACCTCACGGCCGCGGGCACGGCACAGATCGAAGTGGGAACCGAAACCTACACCGTCAGCGTCACCGAAGTCACGGGCGAGTCCCGTGACCGCATCTACAGCGAACAAGCACGGCGCTACCCCGGCTTCGCCGATTACGAGAAGAAAGTCGCCGGCATTCGCACCATCCCGGTGCTCGCACTCACCCGAACGTAG
- a CDS encoding acyl-CoA dehydrogenase family protein produces MTAATLSAVVPDPAWRDLREQVRKFIADELAAQRFEPGIDGWLTGWSDAFSRSLAERGWVGMTIPRQYGGHGRSHFERFVVTEELLIAGAPVAAHWIADRQVAPSLLRYGTEEQKKELLPAIAAARCTFAIGMSEPDSGSDLASVRTRGVPVDGGWLLNGTKVWTSGAHHADKILVLARTSGSHDDRHRGLSQLIVDLKAPGVEIVPIESLDGGHHFNEVVFTDCFVPANDLLGAEGQGWKQVTEELGFERSGPERFLSTAVMVRLLIEHVAQGDISPEPVLGQFVARLHGLHQMSLSVAAALDRGENADAAAAMVKMLGTTTEGDLVEAADYLIGSSPGPLRDAVARATAQRPGFTLRGGTNEVLAGVIARGLGLR; encoded by the coding sequence ATGACCGCCGCCACATTGTCTGCTGTCGTGCCCGATCCCGCGTGGCGCGACCTGAGAGAGCAGGTTCGCAAGTTCATCGCCGACGAACTCGCGGCGCAGCGCTTCGAGCCGGGCATCGACGGATGGCTCACCGGGTGGTCCGACGCGTTCAGCCGATCGCTGGCCGAGCGGGGCTGGGTCGGAATGACGATCCCCCGTCAGTACGGCGGCCACGGACGCAGCCACTTCGAACGCTTCGTCGTCACCGAGGAACTCCTCATCGCCGGTGCCCCGGTGGCGGCACACTGGATCGCCGATCGCCAGGTGGCGCCGTCCCTGCTGCGGTATGGCACCGAGGAACAGAAGAAGGAGCTGCTGCCGGCCATCGCCGCCGCCCGGTGCACCTTCGCGATCGGCATGAGCGAACCCGACTCCGGCTCGGACCTGGCCAGCGTGCGTACACGTGGCGTACCTGTCGACGGCGGTTGGCTCCTCAACGGCACCAAAGTGTGGACCTCCGGAGCCCACCACGCCGACAAGATCCTGGTCCTCGCTCGCACCAGCGGCAGTCACGACGACCGCCACCGCGGTCTCTCCCAACTCATCGTCGACCTCAAGGCGCCAGGTGTGGAAATCGTGCCGATCGAGTCCCTCGACGGTGGCCACCACTTCAACGAAGTGGTGTTCACCGACTGCTTCGTCCCGGCGAACGATCTGCTGGGCGCCGAAGGTCAGGGCTGGAAACAGGTCACCGAGGAACTCGGCTTCGAGCGCAGCGGGCCCGAGCGGTTCCTGTCGACCGCTGTGATGGTGCGGTTGTTGATCGAACACGTCGCCCAAGGAGATATCAGCCCTGAACCGGTGCTGGGTCAGTTCGTGGCTCGCCTACATGGACTGCACCAGATGTCGTTGTCGGTTGCTGCCGCGCTCGACCGCGGGGAGAACGCCGACGCGGCGGCCGCGATGGTGAAGATGCTCGGCACCACGACCGAAGGCGACCTCGTGGAGGCGGCGGACTATCTCATCGGGTCGTCGCCGGGTCCACTGCGCGACGCGGTGGCACGCGCCACGGCACAGCGGCCGGGTTTCACCTTGCGCGGCGGCACAAACGAGGTACTCGCGGGCGTGATCGCGAGAGGATTGGGGTTGCGATGA
- a CDS encoding crotonase/enoyl-CoA hydratase family protein: MTDPLRIDQSGRTQTWTINVPDAANAITGSDFIAAFEAAVDAANRDTDVAAVILTGAGRFFSAGGNVRDMRDRKGVFGQDPVSQRHGYASGIQRIPRAMQRCEVPIIAAVNGAAIGAGCDLAAMCDVRIATESAFFAESFVQLGLIPGDGGSWFLPRAVGWARAAEMTFTGDRVDAATALSWGLVNEVVTDAELLPAAHRFAGRIAKNPVPAVRMAKRLLLESRTAPLDSALALAAAMQPLAHQDPEHHRRVAKLAR; encoded by the coding sequence GTGACCGATCCCCTGCGCATCGATCAATCCGGCCGCACCCAGACTTGGACCATCAACGTCCCGGACGCGGCCAACGCCATCACCGGTTCCGATTTCATCGCTGCCTTCGAAGCGGCCGTCGACGCCGCGAATCGCGACACCGACGTGGCCGCGGTGATTCTCACCGGGGCGGGGCGCTTCTTTTCCGCCGGCGGGAACGTGCGTGACATGCGTGACCGCAAAGGAGTTTTCGGTCAGGATCCGGTTTCTCAGCGGCACGGTTACGCATCGGGTATCCAACGAATTCCACGTGCAATGCAGCGTTGCGAAGTTCCGATCATCGCCGCTGTCAACGGGGCCGCGATCGGCGCGGGCTGCGACCTTGCTGCGATGTGTGACGTGCGAATCGCCACCGAAAGCGCCTTTTTCGCCGAGAGTTTCGTGCAACTCGGGCTGATTCCCGGCGACGGCGGATCGTGGTTTCTGCCACGGGCCGTGGGCTGGGCGCGGGCGGCGGAGATGACGTTCACCGGCGACCGTGTGGATGCGGCCACCGCGTTGTCTTGGGGGCTGGTCAACGAGGTGGTGACCGACGCCGAGTTGCTGCCTGCCGCCCACCGATTCGCCGGACGTATCGCCAAGAACCCCGTGCCGGCCGTCCGGATGGCGAAGCGACTTCTCCTCGAGTCGCGCACGGCGCCGCTGGACTCGGCGCTGGCCCTCGCCGCAGCCATGCAGCCGCTTGCCCACCAGGACCCCGAACATCACCGCCGCGTCGCGAAATTGGCGCGCTGA
- a CDS encoding MFS transporter gives MTIPKQDHRESAVVDRDVSRVAAIAATAASIEYYDFFIYGLAAALVFPTVFFPDMSPVTGVLLSFGTFGIGFLARPLGGVVFGHFGDLIGRKKTLVIALVAMGVASTAIGALPTYASVGVIAPIALTVLRFAQGVAIGGQMGGVVLLAVEAAPLRRRGFYGSFSSLGAPGGVLLANVAFLLLTACVSTEALTEWAWRVPFLMSLILVGLALYIHVKLEDTPSFRRLQERRQSSVTAVASAPTRSPVWTVLRTYPAEVLLTAGCYIGINLTYYLYITFVISYGTSTLGLSQSTMLAAVLIGSTAQVLTLPLAGAMSDRIGRARVYLWGAFGSAAFAVPFWMLIQTQQFWLITIAMLIGLGLLHSLMYGVQPAFFAETFSTEVRYSGVSLGIQTGAVIGGAFAPMTATALLSGFGWPSVAAYMMVGCLLTGASVWLLARRNSTRTQEVTG, from the coding sequence GTGACCATACCCAAACAAGACCACCGGGAAAGCGCTGTCGTCGACCGGGACGTGTCCCGGGTGGCCGCCATCGCGGCCACCGCGGCGAGCATCGAGTACTACGACTTCTTCATCTACGGGTTGGCCGCCGCGCTGGTCTTCCCGACGGTCTTCTTCCCTGACATGAGCCCTGTCACCGGAGTTCTGTTGTCGTTCGGCACCTTCGGGATCGGGTTCCTGGCCCGACCCTTGGGAGGTGTGGTGTTCGGCCACTTCGGTGACCTCATCGGCCGCAAGAAGACCTTGGTGATCGCACTGGTCGCCATGGGCGTTGCCTCGACCGCCATCGGGGCACTGCCGACGTACGCCTCCGTCGGCGTGATCGCGCCGATCGCGCTCACGGTGCTGCGGTTCGCCCAGGGCGTCGCCATCGGCGGGCAGATGGGGGGAGTGGTGCTGCTGGCGGTGGAGGCCGCACCGCTGCGCCGACGAGGGTTCTACGGCAGCTTCTCTTCGCTGGGCGCCCCCGGTGGGGTGCTGCTGGCCAACGTCGCCTTCCTTCTGCTCACAGCCTGTGTCTCCACCGAAGCGCTCACCGAGTGGGCCTGGCGTGTGCCATTTCTGATGAGCCTCATCCTGGTTGGACTGGCCCTGTACATTCACGTCAAACTCGAAGACACACCGTCGTTCCGTCGGTTGCAAGAGCGTCGACAGTCCTCGGTGACCGCGGTCGCGAGTGCACCTACGCGCTCACCGGTCTGGACGGTGCTCCGGACCTACCCGGCTGAAGTGCTACTCACCGCGGGCTGTTACATCGGCATCAACCTGACGTACTACCTGTACATCACGTTCGTGATCTCCTACGGCACCAGTACCCTCGGCCTGTCACAGAGCACCATGCTGGCCGCTGTACTCATCGGATCCACCGCGCAGGTGCTGACTCTGCCGTTGGCCGGTGCGATGTCGGACCGAATCGGGCGCGCTCGCGTGTATCTCTGGGGCGCTTTCGGCTCGGCAGCGTTCGCCGTCCCGTTCTGGATGCTCATCCAGACGCAGCAGTTCTGGCTGATCACCATCGCGATGCTGATCGGCCTCGGCCTGCTTCACAGCCTGATGTACGGAGTCCAGCCGGCGTTCTTCGCCGAGACGTTCTCTACCGAAGTCCGGTACTCGGGGGTGTCGCTGGGGATCCAGACAGGGGCCGTGATCGGGGGAGCATTCGCGCCGATGACCGCGACCGCGCTGCTGTCGGGCTTCGGTTGGCCCAGTGTGGCTGCGTACATGATGGTGGGCTGTCTCCTCACGGGCGCCTCGGTCTGGCTTCTGGCCCGGCGCAACAGCACTCGTACCCAGGAGGTGACCGGGTGA
- a CDS encoding NDMA-dependent alcohol dehydrogenase, with protein sequence MKTKAAVSLGVNQPFEIMELELDGPKEGEVLLKNVAAGLCHSDLHLTDGDMPPRYPIVGGHEGSAIVEDVGPGVTKVKPGDHVVCSYIPNCGTCRYCATGRSNLCDMGATILEGRFPDGTFRFHKDGVDYGSLCLLGSFAERTTVSQHSVVKVDDWIPLETAVLVGCGVPAGWGGPVYNNGIRPGDTAVIYGIGGLGINAVQGAVMAGARYVVAVDPIQLKRDTALKFGATHAFATAEEAHEAVREITWGQMADGALIFVGTPDEKVVRDAFNVIGKGGTVSLASLADPAKLTVHVSGMELTLMEKTIKGCLFGSSNPQYDIVRLLRLYDEGKLKLDELITTRYRLEDINQGYDDLRAGINIRGIVVHDPQA encoded by the coding sequence ATGAAAACCAAAGCCGCTGTGAGCCTCGGGGTGAACCAACCGTTCGAGATCATGGAACTCGAGCTCGACGGCCCCAAGGAAGGCGAGGTCCTGCTCAAGAATGTCGCCGCCGGCCTGTGTCACTCCGACCTGCACCTCACCGACGGAGACATGCCCCCGAGGTATCCGATCGTCGGCGGCCACGAAGGTTCCGCCATCGTCGAGGATGTCGGGCCCGGTGTCACCAAGGTCAAACCCGGCGATCATGTGGTGTGCAGCTACATCCCCAACTGCGGGACCTGCCGATACTGCGCGACAGGGCGCTCGAACCTCTGCGATATGGGAGCGACGATCCTGGAGGGACGCTTTCCCGACGGCACATTCCGTTTCCACAAGGACGGCGTGGACTACGGCAGCCTCTGCCTGCTCGGCAGCTTCGCGGAACGGACCACGGTGTCGCAGCACTCGGTCGTCAAGGTCGACGACTGGATCCCGTTGGAAACCGCGGTGCTGGTCGGTTGCGGCGTGCCCGCGGGTTGGGGAGGCCCCGTGTACAACAACGGGATTCGACCCGGCGACACCGCAGTCATCTATGGCATCGGCGGCCTGGGTATCAATGCGGTCCAGGGCGCGGTGATGGCGGGCGCACGGTATGTCGTTGCCGTCGATCCCATCCAGCTCAAACGAGACACGGCGTTGAAGTTCGGCGCGACGCACGCATTCGCCACCGCGGAAGAGGCCCATGAAGCGGTGCGCGAGATCACCTGGGGCCAGATGGCCGACGGCGCCTTGATCTTCGTCGGTACCCCGGACGAAAAGGTGGTGCGTGATGCGTTCAACGTCATCGGCAAAGGCGGCACTGTCAGTCTCGCCAGTCTCGCCGACCCGGCCAAGCTGACGGTTCACGTCTCCGGGATGGAGCTGACGTTGATGGAGAAGACCATCAAAGGGTGTCTTTTCGGATCCTCGAATCCGCAGTACGACATCGTCCGCCTGCTCCGTCTCTACGACGAGGGCAAGCTCAAGCTGGACGAGTTGATCACCACGCGTTATCGCCTGGAGGACATCAACCAGGGTTACGACGACCTACGAGCCGGCATCAACATCCGCGGCATCGTCGTCCACGATCCGCAAGCCTGA
- a CDS encoding aromatic alcohol reductase translates to MTTPQSSRHTEILVIGAGELGGSVITALTRRNDAPEVAVLLRPSDSPRHARLRDELGAQGVKIEEADVATAPVSELATVFGRYDTVVSCIGFAAGPGTQRKLAEAALQARVSRYFPWQFGVDYDAIGRGSPQDLFDEQLDVRDMLRAQNTTEWVIVSTGMFTSFLFEPDFGVVDLASNTVNALGSWDTEVTVTTPEDIGVLTAEIIQTRPRIANHVVYVAGDTISYRELADIVGRVRGVPVSRHEWTVAHLLEDLKRHPDDGLRKYRAAFALGKGVAWPKVGTFNDTRGIPTTTAEEWARANLAPGSGRTSPGR, encoded by the coding sequence ATGACCACACCACAGTCATCACGCCACACGGAGATACTCGTCATCGGTGCCGGCGAACTCGGCGGAAGCGTCATCACCGCGCTGACACGACGGAACGATGCCCCAGAGGTGGCGGTGTTGCTGCGCCCGTCCGACTCACCCCGGCACGCCCGTCTGCGCGACGAGCTCGGTGCCCAGGGCGTCAAGATCGAAGAGGCAGACGTGGCAACCGCGCCGGTGTCCGAGCTCGCGACGGTCTTCGGTCGATATGACACCGTGGTGAGCTGCATCGGGTTCGCGGCAGGTCCGGGAACGCAACGGAAGCTCGCCGAAGCGGCGCTGCAGGCTCGGGTTTCGCGATACTTCCCGTGGCAGTTCGGTGTCGACTATGACGCGATCGGGCGCGGCAGTCCGCAGGACCTGTTCGACGAGCAACTCGACGTCCGGGACATGCTCCGCGCCCAGAACACCACCGAGTGGGTGATCGTGTCGACGGGCATGTTCACCAGCTTCCTTTTCGAGCCGGATTTCGGCGTCGTCGACCTCGCCTCGAACACCGTCAACGCACTCGGCAGTTGGGACACCGAGGTAACCGTCACCACCCCTGAGGACATCGGTGTTCTCACTGCGGAGATCATCCAGACCCGGCCGCGCATCGCAAACCACGTCGTCTACGTCGCCGGTGACACGATCTCCTATCGCGAACTTGCCGACATCGTCGGACGCGTCAGGGGAGTGCCGGTGAGCCGCCATGAATGGACCGTTGCGCATCTGCTCGAGGACCTCAAACGGCACCCCGACGACGGCCTGCGGAAGTACCGGGCGGCGTTTGCGCTGGGGAAGGGCGTCGCATGGCCGAAAGTCGGTACATTCAACGACACCCGTGGTATCCCCACCACAACCGCCGAGGAATGGGCGCGCGCCAACCTCGCCCCCGGCTCCGGTCGTACCTCGCCCGGCCGATAG
- a CDS encoding thiamine pyrophosphate-binding protein: MKVYEQVAMLLSQLSVDTMFGLLGDANMYVCSAFETAGGRLVRTSHEAGAVSMADTYARLTGRWAVATVTHGPGLTNALTSLVEAARFSSPVLVITGDTPAEATHMQRLDIAALCASVGVAHDRVHRPDTVIRDVARAVQRLKSTNAPVVLNIPVPISVSEAPTSDSAFVAAPTWTRSAPQTDEEAMDAALGLAASASRPVIVAGRGVIDSGAEASVLALADALGAGLFTSGLGVGLFTGHPRHLGIMGSIGHDETTPILMDSDCVIAVGTSLNKYTSLGGELFAGKSLIHIDSDPVKLGWFVTPTCAVAGDAKTVTTLMADGIREGQLPEKKTWKQRCHEASAAMARWTPPDDRTGTDTLDIRVATQRLDAILPQGCAIVSDVGRFIAGSWPHITKAAPGKFTAMTGFGSIGLGLAGGIGAAVSAVSDVTVVLVGDGGFMMNVSELATAVREKLPMIVAVYNDGAYGAEYQKLLDEGFPAQHSYNEWPDIARTAAGMGCHTLTVRKPEDFESVADEIARLSGPLVLDIHLDPTHHLNF; the protein is encoded by the coding sequence ATGAAGGTCTACGAGCAGGTGGCCATGCTGCTGTCACAGCTTTCGGTCGACACGATGTTCGGCCTCCTCGGTGACGCGAACATGTACGTCTGCAGCGCATTCGAGACGGCCGGCGGAAGGTTGGTGCGAACGTCGCACGAGGCAGGGGCGGTCAGCATGGCCGACACATATGCGAGGCTGACCGGCAGATGGGCGGTGGCCACGGTCACGCACGGACCGGGTCTCACCAATGCGCTCACGTCGTTGGTCGAAGCCGCCCGGTTCTCGAGCCCCGTGCTGGTGATCACCGGCGACACACCCGCCGAAGCGACGCATATGCAGCGACTCGACATCGCGGCGCTCTGCGCGTCGGTCGGGGTGGCGCACGATCGGGTGCACCGTCCCGACACCGTGATCCGTGACGTCGCACGCGCTGTGCAACGCCTGAAATCGACGAACGCACCTGTCGTGCTCAACATCCCGGTACCGATCAGTGTGTCCGAGGCCCCGACATCGGACTCCGCCTTCGTCGCGGCACCGACCTGGACGCGCTCGGCACCGCAGACCGATGAGGAGGCCATGGACGCCGCGTTGGGACTCGCGGCCTCCGCGTCCCGACCGGTGATCGTCGCAGGGCGCGGCGTGATCGACAGTGGCGCAGAGGCTTCGGTCCTCGCGCTGGCCGATGCCCTCGGCGCAGGCCTGTTCACAAGCGGACTCGGCGTCGGCCTGTTCACCGGACACCCACGTCACCTGGGGATCATGGGCAGCATCGGCCACGACGAGACCACCCCGATCTTGATGGACAGCGACTGCGTGATCGCCGTGGGCACGAGCCTGAACAAGTACACGAGCCTGGGCGGCGAGCTCTTCGCCGGGAAATCACTGATCCACATCGACAGCGACCCGGTGAAACTGGGCTGGTTCGTCACCCCGACCTGCGCCGTCGCCGGAGACGCGAAAACGGTCACGACCCTGATGGCCGACGGCATCCGGGAGGGTCAGCTTCCCGAGAAGAAGACGTGGAAGCAGCGGTGTCACGAGGCATCCGCCGCCATGGCGCGGTGGACACCGCCCGACGACCGGACCGGCACCGACACCCTCGACATCCGGGTGGCCACCCAACGTCTCGACGCCATACTCCCGCAGGGTTGCGCCATCGTCAGCGATGTCGGCAGATTCATCGCCGGCTCGTGGCCGCACATCACCAAGGCCGCGCCCGGAAAGTTCACTGCCATGACCGGATTCGGTTCCATCGGTCTTGGCCTCGCCGGAGGTATCGGTGCGGCAGTGAGCGCCGTCAGTGACGTCACCGTGGTCCTCGTCGGTGACGGCGGATTCATGATGAACGTCTCCGAGCTCGCCACGGCGGTTCGCGAGAAGCTGCCCATGATCGTCGCCGTATACAACGACGGTGCGTACGGAGCCGAGTACCAGAAGCTCCTCGACGAAGGCTTTCCCGCACAACACTCCTACAACGAGTGGCCGGACATCGCGCGCACCGCCGCCGGAATGGGCTGCCACACCTTGACGGTCCGCAAACCGGAGGACTTCGAGTCCGTGGCCGACGAGATCGCCCGGCTGTCCGGACCACTCGTCCTCGACATCCATCTCGACCCCACCCACCACCTGAACTTCTGA
- a CDS encoding aldehyde dehydrogenase family protein — protein sequence MTTSVDLTELKRVLRGLWGAQDPDDSTLAILKRGVRGEEAMLIDGELVTASDGSTFDNVNPATGQVIGTVADASAADVDRAIGAARRTFDESNWPYDAELRRHCLLQLHKAMVESADLFRATAVTEIGVAVRTSNTFHSDWPISSIPYWADMATNFEYEQTMPERPWAAGTRHLIRHEPIGVVAAITPWNFPLQTAMTKILPALAAGATVILKPAFQTPWHATLLAKLIAEKTDFPAGAINIVTPSDNAVAERLALDPRVDLVHFTGSTAVGKRLMGDASKRVARVALELGGKSANILLEDADFARIVPQAAGVVCMNAGQGCVLPTRLLVPRSRYDEAKELARITFENVPFGDPTDPDVIQGPQISELQKDRVLDLIAQGVADGATLLTGGGKADGFDSGFYVQPTLFADVEPESTIAQREIFGPVLAMIPYDTVDHAIHIANNTSYGLAGYVWGDEDSAVAVARRIRSGMVAVNGGFFYGHDIPSGGYKESGLGRESGVEGFQEFMETKVIAIAV from the coding sequence ATGACCACCAGCGTTGATCTGACCGAACTCAAGCGCGTGCTCCGAGGACTGTGGGGCGCGCAGGACCCTGACGACTCCACTCTGGCGATCCTGAAGCGCGGAGTGCGCGGCGAGGAGGCGATGCTCATCGACGGCGAACTCGTCACCGCCTCCGACGGAAGCACCTTCGACAATGTCAACCCGGCCACCGGGCAAGTGATCGGTACCGTTGCCGACGCGAGCGCCGCCGATGTCGACCGTGCCATCGGTGCTGCCAGGCGGACGTTCGATGAATCGAACTGGCCCTACGATGCGGAACTGCGGCGGCACTGCCTGCTGCAGTTGCACAAGGCCATGGTCGAGTCCGCGGACCTGTTCCGGGCCACTGCTGTGACCGAGATCGGCGTGGCGGTCCGGACCAGCAATACTTTCCACTCGGACTGGCCGATCTCGTCCATACCGTACTGGGCCGACATGGCCACCAACTTCGAATACGAGCAGACGATGCCGGAACGCCCGTGGGCGGCCGGCACCCGACACCTGATCCGACACGAACCGATCGGTGTGGTGGCGGCCATCACGCCGTGGAACTTCCCGCTCCAGACCGCGATGACCAAGATCCTGCCTGCACTGGCCGCAGGTGCCACCGTCATCCTGAAGCCGGCGTTCCAAACCCCCTGGCACGCCACACTGTTGGCGAAACTCATCGCAGAGAAGACGGATTTTCCGGCAGGTGCCATCAACATCGTGACACCGTCGGACAACGCGGTTGCCGAACGCCTCGCTCTGGACCCGAGGGTGGATCTCGTCCACTTCACTGGTTCCACCGCGGTCGGAAAACGGTTGATGGGGGACGCCTCGAAGCGTGTCGCCCGCGTGGCGCTCGAACTCGGCGGCAAGTCAGCCAACATCCTGCTCGAAGACGCGGATTTCGCGCGGATCGTGCCCCAGGCAGCGGGGGTCGTCTGCATGAACGCCGGGCAGGGCTGCGTGCTGCCCACCCGGCTGCTGGTCCCGCGCTCTCGCTACGACGAGGCCAAGGAGCTGGCGCGGATCACCTTCGAGAATGTGCCCTTCGGTGACCCGACCGATCCGGACGTCATCCAAGGCCCGCAGATCAGCGAGCTGCAAAAAGATCGTGTCCTCGATTTGATCGCTCAGGGCGTCGCAGACGGGGCGACGTTGCTCACCGGGGGTGGCAAGGCCGACGGATTCGACTCGGGGTTCTACGTCCAGCCAACACTTTTCGCCGACGTGGAGCCCGAGTCGACCATCGCACAGCGGGAGATATTCGGCCCCGTGCTGGCGATGATTCCCTACGACACCGTGGACCACGCCATCCACATCGCCAACAACACGTCGTACGGCCTGGCCGGTTACGTGTGGGGCGACGAGGACAGTGCCGTGGCTGTCGCCCGCCGGATACGCAGCGGCATGGTCGCCGTGAACGGCGGCTTCTTCTATGGGCACGACATCCCATCCGGCGGTTACAAAGAGTCCGGGCTCGGCCGAGAGTCCGGGGTCGAGGGATTCCAGGAATTCATGGAAACCAAGGTCATCGCCATCGCGGTGTGA
- a CDS encoding CaiB/BaiF CoA transferase family protein, which yields MNSTPESHHRPFAPGALHGVTVLDLTTVVMGPFATSMLGDLGAEVIKVETLEGDITRRMGPQRNPGMTALTLGLQRNKRSIAVDLKSVEGKEILARLVHRTDVVVSNLRPQSRQDLGLTYPDLRAIRPDVILCTAQAYAEDSSQRNEPAYDDMVQAASGLTGLAEAVEGSPRYAPYVIADKVSGLYIVIAVLSALMHRFATGSGQHVEIPMVDAMIHFNLVEHLSGQTFAPPVGDFGWQRVLVPERAPYPTSDGYVCILPYTDANWRTFFTLTGLTDLLTDRRFTDIDKRHQNMGFLHSVIGGITPQRSTQEWLDLCRDNNIPAARPLDLTRVTEDSYVMDHGVLRRSSHPTEGDYFSALTPLRMSESPVSLRRHAPMLGAHTAEVLSELGYTPDDITRLADAAVVVTK from the coding sequence TTGAACAGCACACCTGAGTCCCACCACCGGCCTTTCGCGCCAGGCGCTTTGCACGGCGTCACCGTCCTGGACCTGACGACCGTGGTGATGGGTCCGTTCGCCACCTCGATGCTCGGTGACCTCGGGGCCGAGGTCATCAAGGTCGAGACACTCGAGGGCGACATCACCCGACGCATGGGTCCACAGCGCAATCCGGGTATGACCGCCTTGACCCTGGGTCTGCAGCGCAACAAACGCAGCATCGCGGTCGATCTAAAATCCGTCGAGGGGAAGGAGATTCTGGCGCGATTGGTGCACCGCACCGACGTCGTCGTCTCCAACTTGCGTCCTCAGTCCCGACAGGACCTCGGACTCACCTACCCCGACCTTCGCGCAATCCGTCCCGACGTCATCCTGTGCACTGCGCAGGCTTACGCCGAGGACAGCTCACAACGCAACGAGCCCGCCTACGACGACATGGTTCAGGCCGCGTCGGGACTCACCGGTCTCGCCGAGGCCGTCGAAGGTAGTCCGCGCTATGCCCCGTACGTCATCGCCGACAAGGTCAGCGGGCTGTACATCGTGATCGCGGTGCTGAGCGCATTGATGCATCGCTTCGCGACCGGTTCAGGTCAGCACGTCGAGATACCCATGGTGGACGCGATGATCCACTTCAACCTCGTCGAGCACCTCAGCGGGCAGACGTTCGCGCCGCCCGTAGGGGACTTCGGCTGGCAGCGGGTCCTGGTCCCTGAGCGTGCTCCGTATCCAACGTCCGACGGATACGTCTGCATACTCCCCTACACCGACGCCAACTGGAGAACCTTCTTCACGCTCACCGGACTGACTGATCTGCTGACCGACCGCAGGTTCACCGACATCGACAAGCGGCATCAGAACATGGGTTTCCTGCACTCGGTGATCGGCGGGATCACACCGCAGAGATCGACGCAGGAATGGCTCGATCTGTGCCGGGACAACAACATTCCCGCCGCCCGCCCACTCGATCTGACCCGTGTCACCGAGGACTCGTACGTGATGGACCACGGAGTGCTACGCCGAAGTAGCCATCCCACCGAAGGGGACTATTTCAGCGCCCTGACACCGCTGCGGATGAGCGAGTCGCCGGTGAGCCTGCGCCGCCATGCCCCGATGTTGGGTGCGCACACCGCCGAGGTGCTCTCCGAGCTGGGATACACCCCCGACGACATCACCCGCCTGGCCGACGCGGCAGTGGTGGTGACGAAATGA